In one window of Nicotiana tabacum cultivar K326 chromosome 12, ASM71507v2, whole genome shotgun sequence DNA:
- the LOC107810203 gene encoding putative E3 ubiquitin-protein ligase ARI2 produces the protein MSDSMYGSSDEEYYNGAYDDDESDNEYDRDPEPEYDSDVSCGKAPSCRVIRKESLLAAQKEDLQRVVDLLSLKEHHARTLLIHYQWDVDKVFAVFVERGKEKLYAEAGVSLEEKDDQHPASEPSTEITCEICFEDFPAEETTIMDCNHRFCNDCWTEYFIVKINDGKSRRITCMAQKCKAICDEGKIRDLVTAKDPNLAEKFDRFILESYIEDNKRVKWCPSVPHCGNAIRVEDDEYCEVECACGKQFCFNCLCELHSPCSCVMWDLWLKKCDDEAPTVTWMSEKTKHCPKCHKIVEKDGGCNLVQCICGQPFCWLCGEATGLEHSWSSIQGHTCGRYKESHLKSADTVEDYWRLTHYYRRYKAHIDSLKIEASESKQKILNKVRILESKELQLKDFSWAMTGFDRLSLSRRAVACSYPFAYYYFGDLFANEITKEEREIKQNLFEDQQQQLETNIERLSMFLEEPFANYPEDKLMETRMKIITLSTVTDDLCTKLYECIDNDLLVPLQQATHTIARYRSKGVEKASELLPN, from the exons GTAATAAGGAAAGAGTCCCTTTTAGCAGCACAG AAAGAAGATTTGCAAAGAGTGGTGGACTTGCTTTCTCTTAAGGAACATCATGCTCGGACATTGCTTATTCATTATCAATGGGATGTTGATAAGGTTTTTGCAGTGTTTGttgaaagaggaaaagaaaaattatacGCAGAAGCTGGCGTATCACTTGAAGAGAAAGATGATCAGCATCCTGCCTCCGAGCCCTCAACAGAAATAACATGTGAAATCTGCTTTGAAGATTTCCCTGCTGAGGAAACGACGATAATGGATTGCAATCATAGGTTTTGCAATGATT GTTGGACGGAGTATTTCATAGTAAAGATAAATGATGGGAAGAGTAGACGTATAACATGCATGGCTCAGAAGTGCAAAGCAATCTGTGATGAAGGAAAGATTAGGGATCTAGTCACTGCAAAGGATCCTAATTTGGCGGAGAAATTTGATCGTTTTATCCTAGAATCATATATTGAGGATAATAAGAGGGTTAAATGGTGCCCTAGTGTTCCTCATTGTGGAAATGCAATCCGCGTTGAGGATGACGAGTACTGTGAAGTTGAATGTGCATGTGGTAAACAATTCTGTTTTAATTGCTTGTGTGAACTGCACTCACCTTGTTCATGTGTGATGTGGGATCTTTGGCTTAAGAAGTGCGACGATGAAGCGCCAACCGTCACTTGGATGTCCGAGAAAACCAAGCATTGTCCAAAATGTCATAAAATTGTCGAAAAGGATGGAGGATGCAACCTTGTACAGTGTATATGTGGACAGCCATTTTG TTGGCTCTGTGGTGAAGCTACTGGACTTGAACACTCATGGTCAAGTATACAAGGCCACACTTGTGGCAGATACAAAGAAAGCCATTTGAAAAGTGCTGATACCGTAGAGGATTATTGGCGCCTTACTCACTATTATCGTCGATATAAGGCTCATATTGATTCATTGAAGATTGAAGCATCTGAATCTAAGCAAAAAATACTTAATAAAGTCCGTATCCTTGAATCAAAGGAATTGCAATTAAAAGATTTCAGTTGGGCAATGACTGGATTTGATAGACTTTCCCTATCAAGGCGAGCTGTCGCATGTTCCTATCCATTTGCATACTACTATTTTGGTGATCTTTTCGCGAATGAAATCACAAAAGAGGAAAGGGAAATAAAGCAAAACCTTTTTGAGGATCAGCAGCAGCAACTTGAAACAAATATTGAAAGACTTTCAATGTTTTTAGAAGAGCCGTTTGCTAATTATCCTGAAGATAAGCTTATGGAAACAAGAATGAAGATCATTACTCTCTCCACAGTAACTGATGATCTCTGCACAAAGTT GTATGAGTGCATTGACAACGATTTGCTGGTTCCTCTACAGCAAGCAACTCATACGATAGCTCGTTATAGATCCAAGGGTGTGGAGAAAGCATCAGAACTACTTCCTAATTGA